The proteins below are encoded in one region of Methanosarcina barkeri 3:
- a CDS encoding 4Fe-4S binding protein, with amino-acid sequence MVAKIDANSCESCGNCIGECPACAISINDDDVSFVIEDKCNDCGICLNACVHGAITIV; translated from the coding sequence ATGGTAGCAAAAATTGATGCCAACTCCTGTGAGAGTTGCGGAAACTGTATAGGTGAATGCCCTGCATGTGCAATTTCCATCAACGACGATGATGTTTCGTTTGTCATTGAAGATAAATGCAATGACTGCGGTATATGTCTGAATGCATGTGTACATGGGGCAATTACCATTGTTTAA
- a CDS encoding response regulator — translation MDLNLPKKDGREVLQEVKQDENLRNIPIVVLTTSTAEEDILKSYNLHANAYITKPVDFDQFIKVVKSIAKFWFETAELPPK, via the coding sequence CTGGACCTAAATTTACCAAAGAAAGATGGGCGTGAAGTTCTTCAAGAAGTAAAACAAGATGAGAACCTTCGAAATATACCGATAGTAGTTCTAACTACTTCTACAGCTGAAGAAGATATACTTAAATCTTATAATCTGCACGCTAATGCCTATATCACCAAACCTGTTGACTTTGACCAGTTTATAAAAGTAGTTAAATCTATAGCAAAGTTCTGGTTTGAAACTGCAGAGTTACCACCAAAATAA